TCTTCAGCATCCGCCGCATCAGCAGCGGCATCAGCATCCGCTGCCACCACGCCATTTCGGGCATGTCGAACGCCGGATCAACGTATATCGCGCGCGTCGGCTGCAGGCGCTCGACGATCAGACTCAGCGTGAGCCCGCCAAGCGAATGGCCCATCGCCAACTCCGGGCCGGCAGGCACACTCTCCAACACGCTGTCGGCCAGCAACTGCATCGTATAGTGCTCGGCGCGCGGGCTTTGCCCGTGTCCGGGCAAGTCGACAGCGACCACGTGATAGCCGCGCTCCGCAAGTGCGGGCCCGGTCGTGCGCCAGTTGCGCGAACTGCTCATAACACCGTGAATCAGCACAGCGTACCGATCGCCGTCGCCCCACTCACGTGTGAAAAGTGTCATGGCTTCGAGCGTAACGGGAATGCACGCGATGGTTTCGAGACGCACTGCTCGCTGCGCTCGCGGCGCTCCTCAACCAACAGAAAGCAGCCTACTTCTCGGCGGTGTGGAACCGAAGCTGAGCCGCGGACAGCCCGTCGCTGGCGATCTGCTCGACCGCGTCAGCGGCATCCGTTATCAGAGACGGCAGCAGGGCGCGCTCTTCCTTGCTGAAGGCACGCAGCACATG
The Rathayibacter sp. SW19 DNA segment above includes these coding regions:
- a CDS encoding alpha/beta fold hydrolase, translated to MTLFTREWGDGDRYAVLIHGVMSSSRNWRTTGPALAERGYHVVAVDLPGHGQSPRAEHYTMQLLADSVLESVPAGPELAMGHSLGGLTLSLIVERLQPTRAIYVDPAFDMPEMAWWQRMLMPLLMRRMLKSSTDEVAAKNPRWDRQDAQIESEDFHAFDRRVMALLSQKGALRVPEHAMVPSLVVRADTRGVVSPELADRLTALGFEVRTVVGTTHTINRDDFDGFLRALDGWI